The stretch of DNA ATTTGCTTCTGTGTTTCTCTTCAGATTCCGGGATGGGTTTTCTTGTTTCCAAGTAGGGAGTTGTGTGCTTGCCGTCAGGCGGCTGAGGTGGCGGCGCCGCGGCTGTCTTCACCGGCGGATGAGGTGGAGGCAGTGGTTTCTTGATTTGGATGGGGAGGATTTTTCCGTCGGAGAAAAGCTCGTCGGCGGGGGAGGAATTCTGGCCAAAGCTTTCGTTGAAAACGCAGAAATCGAAATCGATGCTGGAATGGTTTGATCGAAGGTATCGTTCGATGGGTACCACGTTGTTTGCTGAGAGATCGTGTGAAAATGAGATCCGGGGACTTATTACCAGGTTGGGGCTGTCGGGGAAAACTTCGAGCGCCATGTAAATTTTTTACCTGGAGTTTGATTGATTGATGGGGTGGGATGTTTTTGGGACCAGGGGTCAAGATTTTGAAGCCAGTTGGAATTTGAAAGGCCAACAGAGATTGGATTCTTTGCATGGAAATGGAAATGGAAATGGATAACTATCAAGTGTGTATTTTCTTGGGATTAAATAAGAGGGTTACAAATTTAATTTTGAAGAATAAAAATACTGATATTTACGTTCCAAAATTTTATAATCACACGTTATTTTCGACAATTGACGTAACTCGAACCTAATTATTCAAACACTATGACTCTTGTCTCACGAATTTTTCTTGTGAGACGAGTTCaactttaccgatattcacaataaaaagtaatacttttgacataTAAAGTAACACTTTTTCATGGAAGACCCTTCGGATTGAGCTGACATCCGTTACGGTCGACATTCGATTAAAAGAATCTCCGTTCCAAAACCGTACGCGAGATTTTCATCTCATACGGCTCCTTCCTTAATGTGCATAAGAAGAATAATACACGATGAATATGTTCTCATTATGGACTGACCAGGGCTAGTGTTTTTACTATAAATCTCTaggatccgtctcacaaaatacgatctatgagaccgtttcacacaaatttttgtcttattttccaaaaaatttAAGACTTGTTGTATGCATGTCTTTTTAAATGAGTTCACttcatattttaattgaatttatgcataaaacaaacaaaattaattagAGTCGCGGTAATCTTAATAGCGTGTGAATATATATTTTCGTGGACCTGTAATACAAACAAACgaacaaaaatatatatgactTATTTAGCATTGaatattttatcacatgttaattgaaattttttttttatgacaaaTCTATGAAGTTGAGAATATCTACTCTAATATTTACATTGAAGATTTTATTACGATCGACAAAATCTCAAATTTGAATAATATTATTCTTTTCCATTGTGAAGGAAAGCAAAAgaagatcaaataaattaaaagcttgaaatgatataaataaaataaatgaaatagAATGGgaaaaattactaaataatagGATTGATTATGAAAATGCATATAGTCTAATAAGAACATGAAATAATTAAGTGAGAACAAGTTAGATGATATCCACGTACTAGATGTAAAATTTcatcatatcaaaattgtacATCAAATATATGATTGTTATATCAGCGGTGCTCATATAGTTGAAAACGATAGATTGATAACATATCGAAACTATAtatgtgtgagatggtctcacaggtcatattttgtgagacggatctcttatttgggtcatccatgtaaaattattactttttatgctaagagtattagtttttattttgaatatcagtaggattgactcatctcacagataaagattcgtgagaccgtctcataagagacataCTCTACATTCAATAGTTCTTGAATATAGGACGAATAATTAATATAGATAGTTGAAATTCCACATGTTAGACATTGATCAAAAGAATGACTTCCTTCTTAAATAGATCAACTACTTTCCAAGAATCAGTGGCGTTGCATAAAATTAAAGAACTTAATTGAATGTATCATTTAAATGTGGGTCTGAAAATTGTAAAGTAAATTATTTCTTACAACcaatggatttgaaatgaaTACACCATAATTGAAAGCCACGTGGTTGTATTTATGTATAACACAAATAACTTGACGTAatgtagggttttggggtttgtttcaacctacccgtgcaggcagtgcctgcacgggcaatgaacggcccggatcactccacatgagtgatccgggcccacctctctgtaaaaaaaaaaaaaaaaattggctcgaaaaaattcgagccgttggatcgacccctgcaggcagtgcccgcaggggtagggtcgaccgaaccgGGTTTTGGGAAGATTAATAAAGAGGAAAGCATGTTTCTGCTTAATGCATGAATGGAGGATATTCATGTGATAAAATAGGGAGACACGATGGGTCatataaacaaacaaaaatCATTTGTTGGAAGGATTATGCGACCACATTTCGGAATTTGAACTCTAGACAAAAATAAACCCAGACTCAAAGCCACGTCACATCAAATAAAATAAGTCTTATCACccttgaaaatgattttatggtagaatatgtaaatatttgattgaatttaattttttaaccaATATCACATACGAACTGCTCACAAATGATTTgttcaatattttatttgaccAATGTTATTTGCAAGTTATTACATTAACTCAAAATTTTATCCACTGCACATTAAATAATAGCAAATATAAGTTGTCGtgtcatataaaatatatcttattatatatattttttattgttaaagtACAAAATATTGATTAAGCATCGCTGATTAATTTCTTACATTAACTACCAACAAAATCTTGTACATCAAACACTAAAAAtaagagtaggtttcttgtgagacggtctcacgaatttttatttgtgtgacgggtcaatcctaccgatattcacaataaaaaattaatactcttagcataaaaagtaatacttttttcatggataacccaaataagatatatgtctcacaaaatacaatccATAAGACCGTCTCACGTAAATTTTTGCTTGAAAACAATATCAACACCTAGGatgataaatgatttaaaggaTGAGTACTCACGTGTTAGAACCTCCAGTGTTGCAATCATTACCAACACTAAACGCTGATGAAAAACCATAAAAAAAAAtggatatataaaatatatttatgctatatttatcgaaaaattttcttcaattcattttcttaaaGAGCATTAATTATAAGCTTTTCATTTTTAGTATCTTACACATGCGATATACGATATattgttttataaaattagttacTAAAATCAATAAGTACATgtgtttgaataattatttattattatataaaaatgtttataaCATTTGAGATAAAACTAAAAAGAGtattgataccccatggatgagcccattacccttggcccatccctagctcaaaaggaagacaagcccatcaagggcccatgtattctcatataaataccaggtttgagtgttcagttattggattcactatattattttcagcagcgcccttagctgctcccccatatatcctcagtctctgacttgagcgtcggaggggctacgccaggataccctcctggccccctcctaacggtcttatttgtgatttcaggcccagggtaattttggagcccgtgtctggattagtgacgcttgcgtggatcggaccctaaatttcccgtgagtatcacttggcgccgtccgTGGGAAcacttgagttgagacgtagagatggtaggcaagAAAGGAAGTAGAAGAGTTACCTcggcatcatcgcgtcctcagaggggacccgaacaatctcatgttgagacaagacaagaacaaccgcatcttgagacgagacatgaacaacctcgtcaagaggccagaactgagcagcccatccacgagacgagggtcgagcaaacccatcccaatgagaatgtgggaaacttgaccctggaacagctgggccaatttatcactcgaacagtggatgaggccatgaagaggaatcaagagtctatgtttgcagaagagcaggccgctcgccaggagcgagaggagAATGTGAAGGGCAGTCAGAGTAGGGTGGAGGAGACGCGACCCCTCCCAAGTGAGGAGAATCCGGAGATGGAGGAGATGTGGAGGGAGATACagatgttgaggcagcagttgggaagcagagcaccggcacccaagagaggaagtcccTTTTCACTAGCCATTTTAGAAGAAGAACTTCCTCCAACTTTTCGACAgtcgaatgtgggagagtacgatggacatactgaccccgaggaacacttggggagatttgagaatgcggccatgttacatcaatattcagatggagtcaggtgcagggtgttcctgggcacgttggtgaggtcagcccagcaatggtttaataccctgcagcccaactccatacagTCTTTTGACGATTTTGCTACAGCTTTCTTGCACAGATTtgccagcagcaagaggcaccagaaaaattatttgaccctgttcgtgatgaaacagcaagagaatgaaactttgcgagaatttgtccagcgtttcaacagtgcagcgctggaaataccagcggctacccctgacatcatgataagtgccttcacacaaggactgaggggaggggagtttttcaagtcgttggtcaagaagcctccgttgagctatgatgatctgttggctcgagctgagaaatatgtaaacttggaagatgcccaacggtacagaaggatggagagccggcccggaggaagtagagttgagggagcggagaaaggaggaaggaagaggggtgcgggggaaagagaggaagacagaactagtagtagaagacaattctcatcccatgttcccctagataggagtcgggacgaggtgatggaggtgagggagcccgcggggaggtgggagaagtcgcgaaGGGTTGGGTACAGTGCTAGATTATCTTCAcgggatagacgagaaggatcctcattaaggagtcgacaaaggtctcgctcgccccctaggcgtggtcaaggccctccatggataaatcagaggatgggtgagcagagaggggaaggtggatgtcaagatgtccctcaggagctcgtggaaccgaggaggggaatgaatgaggataaccaccctacgagaggaatgattcatatgatctcggggggtgctactgatggagactctgggcgagctcggaaagcaCATGGGAGAAAATTGGAAAACTTTGAGATAtatagtggtgcagacttaccataagaccccgtcatcagctttgggccggaagacctccggGGCGTTGTgcctccacataacgatgccttggtggtgacggccaccattgccaattatgatgtgacaaggatatttattgataatggaagctccgtgaacgtcttgttcaagagcacgttggatcaaatgaagatgagaggatttgagtttgagccggtatccaccccgctgtatgggtttgcagaacacgtcatcttgcctttgggtcagattgtacttcccctatccttggggactgatcctcggcgggtaacaaaggTGATAGCCTTCACTGTAGTAGATACCCAGTCAGCGTATAGtggaattctaggacgaccagccctgaaggattttagagcagtagcttccagttatcatcagaagcttaagtttcctgtgggaagaggagttggagtcctgtgcggggaccaaaaaatcgcacgtcgttgttatgaaagaatcgtgaaggaagaagaaaagagaagtcacgagcattcgcatggaagcttgagctcagtcttgCAGTTGTAGAGTCATTCGGAGAAGCTTCAAAAtgggtaactttgtcctgtggaggtacaagaggagctgagaggaaagttggagaatgcgctgggtaaggctctaaagaggcatgggaacgcttaccaccttagagaacatctttacttcatttttgatgtatttcgttcctgaatttgtcttacgttatcagttgatatttaataaagccaagttcttatattaagttcgtggttgttcttgtattatgaggattatatgaattttattttacctgcttaggctgcgcctagtagaggagaagagtggggggggagaaaagttaaatttttcctgctaaggcatcgcctagcagaggagtagaggctgaggtggagaatatttattttcctgctaaggcatcgcctagcagaggagcagagtcggcgatgagaggagcagagtggaagagaagaatttttattttcctgctaaggtatctcgtagcagaggagttagagggtgggggcgttgaattttattttcctgctaaggcccggcttagcagaggagttaaagggtggaggtgttgattctattttcctgctaaggcccggcttagcagaggagttaggagatgatgaggtgagagtttgatttttcctgctaaggcccggcttagcagaggagttagagggtggaggtgttgactttattttcctgctaaggcatcgcctagcagaggagttagagggtggaggtgttgattttattttcctgctaaggcccggcttagcagaggagttatgagatgatgaggtgagagtttgatttttcctgctaagccccggcttagcagaggagttagagggtggaggtgttgactttattttcctgctaaggtccggcttagcagaggagttagagggtggaggtgttgactttattttcctgctaaggcatcgcctagcagaggagttagaggatggaggtgttgattttattttcctgctaaggcctggCTTAGCTGGCttggcagaggagttagaggatggaggtgttgattttattttcctgctaaggtatcacctagcagaggaattagatggaggagttgaattttattttcctgctagggcccggcctagcagaggagttagagggtggaggtgttgaatttaaattttcctgctaaggtatcacctagcagaggagttagatggaggagttgaattttattttcctgctaagacccggcttagcagagaagctagagggtgggggtagtgaatttttattttcctgctaaggcatcacctagcagaggagcggagtttgagaggagaaaaatgttattttcctgctaaggcatcgcctagcagaggagaagagtggatgaggagaattaaatttatttttcctgctaaggtgtcacctagcagaggagttagagggtggagatgttgagtttttattttcctgctaagacatcgcctagcagaggagcaaagtttgggaagagaaaaatttatttggttagtCGATAACAAAAGATGTTTACGGGGAGCAGAgtttacggggatcgacctgcccggtcaggtcgcggggatcgacctgcccggtcaggtcgtgggggtgtgggggcaacgcccccataattttttcagaaatcacacaaccattcgcaagggaatatatcaaaattctcAACGTACTGGACGAGCGCTCGATGCGTTGGGCGAGCGTGAAGAGGCGAGCGAGTGGCTGCGGGCTGAGCGGGTGTGCGAGGCGAGATGGGGGGCGCTGGACGAGCAGGCGCACTTGGGCGAGGGTGGAGCGGCGTGAGGCGTGCTAGGGGCGTCGGGCGAGCGCttggctgggcgagcgtggcgctcggAGGGGACGAGCTCTTGGCTGGGTGAGCAGGCGTGCTGGGGGCGCCGGGCGAGAGCTTGGCTGGGCGAGCAGGCATGCTGGGGGCGCCGGGCGAGAGCttggctgggcgagcgtggcgctcgaCGAGGGCGAGTGCTTGGCTAGGCGAGCGTGGGCGCTCGGCTGGGCGAGCTTAGGCGAGGGGGCGAGGTGGCGAGGGCGAAGCTTGGGCGAGGTGCTGGCAGGCGAGGGGGGCgaggggcgaggggcgagcgtggcgaggAGCTGGCGCGTGGGCTTGGGCGAGCTCGGCTGGGCAGGGAGACGGCGAGGCAGGCGAGGCGGGCGTGTGGGCCTGGGCGAGGGGCTAGCATGGCACCCAGCAGGGCGAGCGGGAGGATGGCGAGGCGCGACGCGCGGGGCTGGGTGCCTGGGCGAGCGAGGGGCTCGGATGGGCGCTCGGCAGGAGACGAGGGGCAGGGGGCTCGGCTGGGCGAGCTCGGCAGGGCGAGCGGGAGGATGGCGAAGCGCGGCGCACGGGGCTGGGCGCTTGGATGCGTGGGGCTGGGCGAGCTTGAATGGGGTTTCGGCGAGGGTAGCGAGGCGAGGACTCGGGCATGGGGGGGGAGAGCTGGTGAACGAATTGAAGAGAAAACTATAACAAGATTGcgatatgatttaatttgtttccaaatcttTGGAGACTGACAAACGACCGGAAGAAAATACACAACTCGTACCCGGTGACCCGAGGACAACACatctaatcgaactttgaacctacgattcagttcgactcgggaggggagactggtgataccccatggatgagcccattacccttggcccatccctagctcaaaaggaagacaagcccatcaagggcccatgtattctcatataaataccaggtttgagtgttcagttattggattcactatattattttcagcagcgcccttagctgctcccccatatatcctcagtctctgacttgagcgtcggaggggctacgccaggataccctcctggccccctcctaacggtcttatttgtgatttcaggcccagggtaattttggagcccgtgtctggattagtgacgcttgcgtggatcggaccctaaatttcccgtgagtatcaagtATGATCATCGTTTACAGTAAAATTGATTTATTTACCGTTATCTTGCTATCTTGGTTGATGAGAActcttaataaataaataaaaaagaaaataaaatttaaatttatatattattttatcaatccaaattttaaataataagtaGATATTTTTCAATAGTAAATGAAGTTTTAACATCGCATCCATTTGCATTCTCAATCCAAACGGAAGTTAGTTTTCaacataattattatgacaACGAATGATATTCTAAGCCATACTTTGatacacatgataggataaacatgttatatataatataaagatAATTTAAGGATACATAAGatgtatgatattatatttaatgtttggtatgattttgaTAAGAGTTATTAactttatatattagattgtaatgacaaaattaactttattataataaattttataatttcaaagttgttggttgagttcatatttcttatctaTTCATGTGCCGACAAaacttgcatgatttatttatttttacctaattttatatattatataatatgataattgactccttgattttgtgagtcaactcaaatatcaatgtTTAAGGGTAACGAGTGacactaataattttattgatatttataaaaataatcaatataattatctcgagttcatttatataattatcatattatattatatataaaaataaataaaaaattatttgattttaatttctacagatatttataaaaatcacttatataattatcatctaATGATACTAATTTAGAACTTGATCATATATAGGGTTTATGTTTTTTATatattgagggcaattaagtcatttgttgtgtttttaatcattaaattaaaattatcacatctcataaaaatgatattgtatctttgtataaaatatttatcacatGCCCATGATAATATCATGAACTTTCTAAAAAGGTAACAAACGTGGGATAAGGAGAATTATTAAGCAATATCTCTCTTATCCAGTGTACCAAACTATACTTAACATATTAAAGTGACTAATTTTCATTCTATCGCataaaaaactattttaatatatcaaaataatatatttgttatcaacttttttcatttatttcgtaatatcttttttttttgtgagtCAGAGAAGAATCGATTTCGAACATGATATCTCATCTTTAATTTAAAACATTGATATCAGATGGAGTATATATCATCTCTGCTTTGGATTTTGATCCATCTTTATTCAACCAATGACAAGATATGTGTTGTGCAAGTGTTTCATTTGATGGCCCATAAAAAAACTTGTCTTTTGAACTTATTGATAAATTGATCAAAATGAAATGAAACACCAAAGCACAAATTCCTCAATATTGACCTCAAAATCTAATTTCAAGCTTTTTCCCAACATAATTTGGTGGCTGGGTCCATTTATTCTTGAGGCCGTATTTCTACATGGCCATGCTTTGTTTCCTCGTCTATATCATACATGGAGATATTAATTTCCaaacatatttattaattttttttgccgATATTagaatattattttgatttacttatatttaactattttttggaattgttattttgttaatattaacttcgaattttaattattaaacttgtttgttagttatttgtattttattttaacggttatttttataaaaaaaaaacatatagtGTTGAGTTATTTTCATTCCTTAacagacaaaaacttgtgttaaacggtctcacgagccgtattttgtgagacgaatctcttatttgggtcatccatgaaaaagtattactttttatgttaagagtattactttttatgttaagagtattactttttattgtaaatatcggcagtgttgacccgtctcacagataaagattcgtgagaccgtcttacaagagacatactctcaTTAACAAATACAATTAAACTAttctattttataaaatttgtgGACATGATAGAAACCGTCGAGGAAATACAACAAAATATGTATATTCATTTTTGCCCCTCCATTATGGACAAATTCACCAAAATTGTAATGTAATATCTCaccatttcttataattatattttgattctcatttaaatacaaaatcaaattaattataaaaatattgtaCAAACACGCAACGTGTCCATCGGTGTACTAGTTTTGATTATTCTTCTCAAACGGAGACTTGTTTTTTATttctattaaaaatattattaatttcaaGAGACATGATTTTTacctattttttttatcaaaaataaaattatcacCCGATAAAAATTTCAACTTCTCTCAAAAGATACAATGCATTTACTTTTTCCTTcgatttctctctctttttaaaaataaaataaaataaacaatatCTTAATTTGACCAGAGGTACCTCTTTCGACGGGCTCAAACAACAAGGACCAACCCACGGAGCCCAGTCCGCCAGTACCCAACTAGCCCGGTCCGCTTGCATCGACCTATCCTATGATCTACACGacgattatattt from Primulina tabacum isolate GXHZ01 chromosome 3, ASM2559414v2, whole genome shotgun sequence encodes:
- the LOC142538338 gene encoding uncharacterized protein LOC142538338 produces the protein MALEVFPDSPNLVISPRISFSHDLSANNVVPIERYLRSNHSSIDFDFCVFNESFGQNSSPADELFSDGKILPIQIKKPLPPPHPPVKTAAAPPPQPPDGKHTTPYLETRKPIPESEEKHRSKSSFWGFKCRTSLNGGSGHNGRGLCSLPFLSRSKSTGSNTNVKRPSNMKQSLVRSSSCSQQKLPLKKSNHASYCYGVKIHPVLNVPPANLFGLGSIFNKSGTNKRNKK